A window of Tautonia plasticadhaerens contains these coding sequences:
- a CDS encoding methanogen output domain 1-containing protein translates to MAELPVSLERDGFLRSLIRELSGTLQDVVGLEQASGFISVVGQRIGEGIDSEYRAALGVRSLTREQVAEVLVDLKRRIRGDFYVIEQDDSKIVLGNRACPFAEKVDGRPALCMMTSNVFGVIAAENLGYAKVSLEETIARGAPGCRVVVYVQPTPEADLAEGREYFKG, encoded by the coding sequence ATGGCCGAGTTGCCTGTCTCCCTGGAGCGGGATGGGTTCCTGCGGTCGCTCATCCGGGAGCTCTCGGGCACCCTCCAGGACGTGGTCGGGCTGGAGCAGGCGTCGGGCTTCATCAGCGTCGTCGGCCAGCGGATCGGGGAGGGGATCGACTCCGAGTACCGGGCGGCGCTGGGCGTCCGATCGCTGACCAGGGAGCAGGTGGCCGAGGTGCTGGTCGACCTGAAGCGCCGCATCCGGGGCGACTTCTACGTGATCGAGCAGGACGACTCGAAGATCGTCCTCGGCAACCGGGCCTGCCCGTTCGCGGAGAAGGTCGACGGGCGGCCCGCGTTGTGCATGATGACCTCCAACGTCTTCGGCGTCATCGCGGCCGAGAACCTGGGGTATGCGAAGGTCTCGCTGGAGGAGACGATCGCCCGGGGGGCCCCCGGCTGCCGGGTCGTCGTCTACGTGCAGCCGACGCCGGAGGCCGACCTCGCCGAGGGTCGCGAATATTTCAAGGGGTGA
- a CDS encoding hybrid sensor histidine kinase/response regulator has translation MDGDDFLRASDPLPEAMLLVDGEGEIVSANRAARRLLGEDPGALRGRPLAGIAADPPGEIARFLRECSRTRQLLPGLLTIPDASGGPARFRAEGAVYRPRTESEGPLVLLRLIPRDEAVSRFLALDEKIEQLSREIRSRLEAERELRQQREWFQVVLSSIGDAVIATDDRGRVLFMNAVAEALTGWPLAEAGGRPLGEVFHIVNEETRRPVGSPVDRVLREGVVVGLANHTILLGRDGTERAIDDSAAPIRGHDDRLRGVVLIFRDVAERRVIEQQLVERSRMLAEEARRKNEFLAMLSHELRNPLAPLRNALRVLRFPDRSGEEVAWATGIMERQVAHLSRLVDDLLDLSRVIHGKIELKTEPVGLDLIVTRAVDAARPLIDARGHELTLSLPGRPIRLRVDPTRLEQVLVNLLLNASKYTEPGGRIRLECRRSGDRAEIRVRDNGIGIDAGLLDSVFDLFTQADQSLARSQGGLGIGLTLVRTIVLLHGGTVEATSPGPGLGSEFVVRLPLEAEPDASTAPPAAGPATAPPEARRVLVVDDLVDSALTLGKLIGLMGHQVRIAHDGPSALEAARDYRPDFVLLDIGLPGMDGYEVARELQRRGDHDAGVLIALTGYGQQSDRENSLRAGFAHHLVKPVDLDRLQEILDHPPPPGRDPGPTLR, from the coding sequence GTGGACGGCGACGACTTCCTCAGGGCGTCGGACCCGCTCCCGGAGGCCATGCTCCTGGTCGACGGCGAGGGGGAGATCGTCTCGGCCAATCGGGCCGCCCGACGGCTACTCGGCGAGGACCCGGGGGCGCTCCGGGGACGGCCTCTGGCCGGGATCGCCGCCGACCCTCCCGGGGAGATCGCCCGGTTCCTCCGCGAGTGTTCCCGGACCCGGCAGCTCCTCCCCGGCCTGCTGACCATCCCGGACGCGTCCGGCGGGCCGGCCCGGTTTCGGGCCGAGGGCGCCGTCTACCGCCCGAGGACCGAGTCGGAGGGTCCGTTGGTCCTGCTCCGGCTCATTCCCAGGGACGAGGCCGTCTCCCGCTTCCTGGCCCTGGACGAGAAAATCGAGCAGCTCTCCCGGGAGATCCGCAGCCGACTCGAGGCCGAGCGGGAGCTCCGGCAGCAGCGGGAGTGGTTCCAGGTCGTCCTCTCCAGCATCGGCGACGCCGTGATCGCCACCGACGACCGGGGCCGCGTCCTGTTCATGAACGCCGTCGCCGAGGCCCTGACCGGCTGGCCGCTGGCCGAGGCCGGGGGTCGGCCGCTCGGCGAGGTGTTCCACATCGTGAACGAGGAGACGAGGCGGCCGGTCGGGTCCCCGGTCGACCGGGTGCTCCGGGAGGGGGTCGTCGTCGGCCTGGCCAACCACACTATCCTGCTCGGCCGCGACGGCACGGAACGGGCGATCGACGACTCCGCGGCCCCGATCCGGGGGCACGACGACCGGCTCCGGGGCGTCGTCCTGATCTTCCGGGACGTCGCCGAGCGTCGGGTGATCGAGCAGCAACTGGTGGAACGTTCCCGGATGCTGGCCGAGGAAGCCCGCCGCAAGAACGAGTTCCTGGCGATGCTCTCCCACGAGCTGCGCAACCCCCTGGCCCCGCTCCGCAACGCCCTCCGGGTGCTCCGGTTCCCCGACCGGTCGGGCGAGGAGGTCGCCTGGGCGACGGGGATCATGGAGCGGCAGGTCGCCCACCTCTCCCGGCTGGTCGACGACCTGCTCGACCTCTCCCGGGTCATCCACGGGAAGATCGAGCTGAAGACCGAGCCGGTGGGGCTGGACCTGATCGTCACCCGCGCCGTCGACGCCGCCCGACCGCTCATCGACGCCCGGGGCCACGAGCTGACCCTCTCGCTGCCGGGCCGGCCGATCCGGCTCCGGGTCGACCCGACCCGGCTGGAGCAGGTGCTGGTCAACCTGCTGCTCAACGCCTCGAAGTACACCGAGCCGGGCGGGCGGATCCGGCTGGAATGCCGACGGTCGGGCGACCGGGCGGAGATCCGGGTCCGGGATAACGGCATCGGAATCGACGCCGGACTGCTCGACTCGGTCTTCGACCTGTTCACCCAGGCCGACCAATCCCTCGCCCGATCCCAGGGCGGCCTGGGGATCGGCCTGACGCTGGTCCGGACGATCGTCCTGCTGCACGGCGGCACGGTCGAGGCCACCAGCCCCGGGCCCGGGCTCGGCAGCGAGTTCGTCGTCCGGCTCCCCCTGGAGGCCGAGCCGGACGCATCGACCGCCCCCCCGGCGGCGGGGCCGGCGACGGCGCCCCCGGAGGCCCGTCGGGTCCTGGTCGTCGACGACCTGGTCGACTCCGCCCTGACGCTCGGCAAGCTGATCGGGCTGATGGGCCACCAGGTCCGGATCGCCCACGACGGCCCTTCGGCCCTGGAGGCGGCCCGGGACTACCGGCCCGACTTTGTCCTGCTCGACATCGGCCTGCCCGGGATGGACGGCTACGAGGTCGCCCGGGAACTGCAGCGGCGCGGCGACCATGACGCGGGGGTCCTGATCGCCCTGACCGGGTACGGCCAGCAGTCCGACCGGGAGAATTCCCTCCGGGCGGGGTTCGCCCACCACCTGGTCAAGCCGGTCGACCTGGACCGGCTCCAGGAGATCCTCGACCACCCTCCTCCCCCGGGTCGAGACCCGGGCCCGACCCTCCGCTGA
- a CDS encoding tetratricopeptide repeat protein, translating into MPRRPPRARPRRRARPAPGHRRGLALPPARARALLAAAGLVGVGMVLALAVWGRASRPSTDRESGRRDLEVAAPPTPADPTDARGWLLRIDRLRVEDRPIEALEVGRRAYAAVPPPDRPGVLAALTLAMLADVPEAQAVESLRARLDADPGDLDARVALIRRSIRAEGDPAADRPRVGRPSSTVPDAVAELESILVEAPGHLGSREALVGLLLDLGRVDRARTALDAWPEDRLDDPRRRRLRARIDLDHGDRPDRAAEEIGGLIASVPHDWRLRARLARALEMAGDERGARREAALVDRLRERLDPDRLGPRLARDLRDPDDPGSMRDLAELCASVGLVDLAAAWRIEANALGPGGRAGGSR; encoded by the coding sequence ATGCCGAGACGTCCCCCCAGAGCCCGGCCCCGACGACGGGCCCGCCCCGCCCCCGGGCACCGGCGAGGCCTGGCCCTGCCCCCGGCCCGGGCCCGGGCCCTGCTGGCGGCGGCCGGCCTGGTCGGTGTCGGGATGGTGCTGGCCCTCGCCGTGTGGGGGAGAGCGTCCCGCCCGTCGACCGATCGGGAGTCGGGCCGCCGGGATCTCGAAGTCGCGGCACCCCCGACGCCGGCCGACCCGACCGACGCCCGGGGGTGGCTTCTCCGGATCGACCGGCTCCGGGTCGAGGACCGGCCGATCGAGGCGCTGGAGGTCGGCCGTCGGGCCTATGCGGCGGTGCCCCCTCCCGACCGTCCCGGGGTGCTCGCGGCCCTCACCCTGGCGATGCTCGCCGACGTCCCCGAGGCCCAGGCGGTCGAATCGCTCAGGGCCCGGCTCGACGCCGACCCGGGGGACCTCGACGCCCGGGTCGCCCTCATCCGACGCTCGATTCGGGCCGAAGGCGACCCGGCCGCCGACCGCCCCCGGGTGGGCCGGCCCTCCTCGACGGTGCCGGACGCGGTGGCCGAGCTGGAATCGATCCTCGTCGAGGCCCCCGGCCACCTCGGCTCCCGGGAGGCCCTGGTCGGGCTGTTGCTGGACCTCGGCCGGGTCGACCGGGCCCGAACGGCCCTCGACGCCTGGCCCGAGGACCGGCTCGACGACCCCCGACGGCGACGGCTCCGGGCGCGGATCGACCTCGACCACGGGGACCGGCCCGATCGGGCCGCCGAGGAGATCGGGGGACTGATCGCTTCGGTCCCCCACGACTGGAGGCTCCGGGCCCGACTGGCCCGGGCGCTGGAGATGGCCGGCGACGAGCGGGGCGCCCGCCGCGAGGCGGCGCTCGTCGACCGGCTCCGGGAGCGGCTCGACCCCGACCGGCTGGGCCCCCGGCTCGCTCGGGACCTCCGCGACCCGGACGACCCGGGGTCGATGCGGGACCTGGCCGAGCTGTGCGCCTCGGTCGGCCTGGTCGACCTCGCCGCCGCCTGGAGGATCGAGGCGAACGCCCTCGGGCCGGGCGGCCGGGCCGGGGGATCCCGCTGA
- the hemA gene encoding glutamyl-tRNA reductase: MKLLALGVDHHSAPQPVREALAFDGPRRLEGLSGLQARFPGVEFALLSTCNRVELYAAGDPASIPHVGDLTQFLADFHGILPNSFATHLVDYHDEEAIEHLFRVASSIESLVIGEGQIQGQVREAYEVARRAGAVGPILHEIFQQSARVGKRVREATGMDRGRLSIASVAVDVARRVFDRFDDKAVLVIGAGKMAELTLRHFAPLKPGRILVTNRSPERAREAAELWGGRAVPFEELNRALIEADVVVSTTASAEPIVGFDQYSRVLRARRYRHSLILDIAVPRDFDPRINALETVNLYSVDDLQAQADANRSGRLRAVETAAAIVREEAAACADAIRHRHLAGSILRQLGDYSDAVRTRELDRLFAARPGLGEDDRKAIAQTLHRFQNQLLHHPRTALRTATGSADHSGRSLVDAVRHLFGLGTHADDG, translated from the coding sequence GTGAAGCTGCTCGCCCTCGGGGTCGACCACCACAGCGCCCCCCAGCCGGTCCGGGAGGCGCTCGCCTTCGACGGCCCGAGGCGGCTGGAGGGGCTCTCCGGGCTGCAGGCCCGCTTCCCGGGCGTCGAGTTCGCCCTGCTGTCGACCTGCAACCGGGTGGAACTCTACGCCGCCGGGGATCCGGCCTCGATCCCCCACGTGGGGGACCTGACCCAGTTCCTCGCCGACTTCCACGGCATCCTCCCCAACTCATTCGCCACCCACCTGGTCGACTACCACGACGAGGAGGCCATCGAGCACCTCTTCCGGGTCGCCAGCAGCATCGAGAGCCTGGTCATCGGCGAGGGGCAGATCCAGGGCCAGGTCCGCGAGGCCTATGAGGTCGCCAGGCGGGCCGGGGCCGTCGGGCCGATCTTGCACGAGATTTTCCAGCAGTCGGCCCGGGTGGGCAAGCGGGTCCGGGAGGCGACCGGGATGGACCGGGGCCGCCTGTCGATCGCCAGCGTGGCGGTGGACGTGGCCCGACGGGTCTTCGACCGGTTCGACGACAAGGCGGTGCTCGTCATCGGCGCGGGGAAGATGGCCGAGCTGACGCTCCGGCACTTCGCCCCGCTGAAGCCCGGCCGGATCCTCGTCACGAACCGGAGCCCGGAGCGGGCCCGGGAGGCGGCCGAGCTGTGGGGGGGGCGGGCCGTGCCGTTCGAGGAGCTGAACCGGGCGCTGATCGAGGCCGACGTGGTGGTCAGCACCACCGCCTCGGCCGAGCCGATCGTCGGCTTCGACCAGTATTCCCGGGTCCTGCGGGCCCGCCGCTACCGGCACTCGCTGATCCTCGACATCGCCGTCCCCCGGGACTTCGACCCGAGGATCAACGCGCTGGAGACGGTCAACCTGTACAGCGTCGACGACCTCCAGGCCCAGGCCGACGCCAACCGGTCGGGGCGGCTCCGGGCCGTCGAGACCGCCGCGGCGATCGTCCGGGAGGAGGCCGCCGCCTGCGCCGACGCGATCCGGCACCGCCACCTCGCCGGGTCGATCCTCCGCCAGCTGGGGGACTACTCCGACGCCGTCCGGACCCGGGAGCTGGACCGGCTGTTCGCCGCCCGCCCGGGCCTGGGCGAGGACGACCGCAAGGCCATCGCCCAGACCCTCCACCGGTTCCAGAATCAGTTACTCCACCACCCGAGGACGGCCCTCCGCACCGCCACCGGCTCGGCCGACCACTCCGGCCGGTCCCTGGTCGACGCCGTCCGCCACCTGTTCGGCCTGGGGACTCACGCCGACGACGGTTGA
- a CDS encoding cytochrome C assembly family protein, with product MLDRLSVLCFAGTYGLALVADLARLVVRVPVRWHLTVGLTLLGWLVHTAFLGNLAWRGGQVPIATAFHSLLVLAWILAAIDLYLTAHAPKPSAVGVFVLPLVLALLGAAVAMPAESRADWTRLGGWETVWGTAHGVLLLLGAVSTFVAFAAGLMYLAQADRLKRKRSWRIGVALPSLEQSERWNRAAITVAFPMLTAGLAIGVGLNASARREGDPVLDWSDPKVISASALWICFAVLLHVRYRPEWRGKRVMLLTALAFGFLTFTLVGVDLLLPTAHGVARGAADGRGPGVSP from the coding sequence ATGCTCGACCGCCTCAGCGTGCTCTGCTTCGCCGGGACCTATGGCCTGGCCCTGGTCGCCGACCTGGCCCGGCTCGTCGTCCGGGTGCCGGTGCGATGGCACCTGACGGTCGGCCTGACACTGCTGGGGTGGCTGGTTCACACCGCCTTCCTGGGCAATCTCGCCTGGCGGGGCGGCCAGGTGCCGATCGCCACGGCCTTCCACTCGCTGCTGGTGCTGGCCTGGATCCTGGCGGCGATCGACCTCTACTTGACCGCGCACGCGCCGAAGCCCTCGGCCGTCGGGGTCTTCGTGCTGCCGCTGGTGCTGGCCCTGCTCGGGGCGGCCGTGGCCATGCCCGCCGAGTCGAGGGCCGACTGGACCCGGCTCGGCGGCTGGGAGACGGTCTGGGGGACCGCCCACGGGGTCCTGTTGCTCCTCGGCGCGGTCAGCACATTCGTGGCCTTCGCCGCCGGGCTGATGTACCTGGCCCAGGCCGACCGCCTGAAGCGGAAGCGGTCCTGGCGGATCGGCGTCGCCCTGCCCAGCCTGGAGCAGTCCGAGCGCTGGAATCGGGCGGCGATCACCGTGGCCTTCCCGATGCTGACCGCGGGCCTGGCCATCGGCGTCGGCCTGAACGCCTCGGCCCGGAGGGAGGGGGACCCGGTGCTCGACTGGTCGGACCCGAAAGTGATCAGCGCCTCGGCCCTCTGGATCTGCTTCGCCGTGCTGCTGCACGTCCGCTACCGCCCCGAGTGGCGGGGCAAGCGGGTGATGCTGCTCACCGCCCTGGCCTTCGGCTTCCTGACCTTCACCCTGGTGGGGGTGGACCTGCTGCTGCCGACGGCCCACGGGGTCGCCCGGGGGGCGGCCGACGGCCGGGGCCCGGGGGTGTCGCCGTGA
- a CDS encoding DUF1559 domain-containing protein, with the protein MIRHRPLRSRPVGFTLIELLVVIAIIGVLIALLLPAVQAAREAARRSQCTNNMKQIGLALHNYHSTHNAFPNGGSPGRRMDVPSDLIGGTSGSPWGAWSSHSMLLPYLEQTPVYNALNFMVATQGDLMFGPIVLTTAITSRIDGFICPSAPSPIGTFYSRPRPGNSYFASMGASMLFNGNHGNNAPNGLFNHGGPVFGLRDILDGSTNTIAFGEWRIGDFNANKLSIQDVINLQGVFPPGADWDSPLLNMPAGGQPFLQWAQQCAAEAPNTIGDGNRNRSWIGEQWVTGMPGRTMGNTLLPPNSQYPNCNINTWGQGDWDTPGMWTLGSFHPGGGNILLADGSVRFLKSTTQPTIIWALGTRDLGEVVSADQY; encoded by the coding sequence ATGATCCGTCATCGTCCGCTTCGGTCTCGCCCGGTCGGCTTCACGCTGATCGAGCTGCTGGTGGTGATCGCCATCATCGGCGTGCTCATCGCCCTGCTTCTGCCCGCCGTGCAGGCGGCCCGCGAGGCCGCCCGCCGGTCGCAGTGCACGAACAACATGAAGCAGATCGGATTGGCCCTGCATAATTATCATTCGACGCACAACGCCTTCCCTAACGGCGGCTCCCCCGGCCGCCGGATGGACGTCCCGTCCGACCTGATCGGGGGCACCAGCGGCTCGCCCTGGGGGGCCTGGAGCTCGCACTCCATGCTCCTGCCCTACCTGGAGCAGACGCCCGTCTACAACGCCTTGAATTTCATGGTCGCCACCCAGGGCGACCTGATGTTCGGGCCGATCGTCCTGACGACCGCGATCACCTCCCGGATCGACGGTTTCATCTGTCCGTCGGCGCCGTCGCCGATCGGCACGTTCTACAGCCGGCCGAGGCCGGGGAACAGTTATTTCGCCTCGATGGGGGCGAGCATGCTGTTCAACGGCAACCACGGCAACAACGCCCCGAACGGCCTGTTCAACCACGGGGGGCCGGTCTTCGGCCTGCGGGACATCCTCGACGGGTCGACCAACACCATCGCGTTCGGCGAGTGGCGGATCGGCGACTTCAACGCCAACAAGCTGTCGATCCAGGACGTGATCAACCTCCAGGGCGTCTTCCCGCCGGGGGCCGACTGGGACTCCCCGCTGTTGAACATGCCGGCCGGCGGCCAGCCGTTCCTGCAGTGGGCCCAGCAGTGCGCCGCCGAGGCCCCCAACACAATCGGCGACGGCAACCGCAACCGCTCCTGGATCGGCGAGCAGTGGGTCACCGGCATGCCGGGCCGCACCATGGGCAATACCCTGCTGCCCCCGAATTCGCAGTACCCCAACTGCAACATCAACACCTGGGGCCAGGGCGACTGGGACACCCCGGGCATGTGGACCCTCGGCAGCTTCCACCCCGGCGGCGGCAACATCCTGCTGGCCGACGGTTCGGTCCGCTTCCTGAAGTCGACCACCCAGCCGACGATCATCTGGGCCCTCGGCACCCGGGACCTGGGCGAGGTGGTCAGCGCCGACCAGTACTGA
- a CDS encoding FG-GAP-like repeat-containing protein, translating into MRRRVWLVVLLGSVAALVALSARSRLARRADRIELATARAEVARGAYDRAARRIHRLRIRGESAGEARFLLGRCEEALGRPGRAIEAWEGVPDGSPFDDEADLHRARLLADALGRFAEAEAILGTFPRPGTSDAARERARDLHSRLLRFQGRFGEIRELIRTGWARSPRPSEDLVRHWRLESDPFPSEAIRAVLDEASLEAPGDDRVRLGRAILALREGELAEADRLLGDCLRSSPDDPAVRRAQLDLARAAGDPAGVRSALEALPAHAEDEAWILELRAWLADRLGDDDASRSALDRLLALEPGHPWALERRIERALRDEDGPGASALRARKAEADRARERYRALLSDGADPNEYDALAREAEALGRRFEAEGWTVLALRGDPFLLGARERLERLRARVGPSEGFPPGARLADLVLDGLPAAPGAGEGEGGRAGSPSRSPAPEFSDEAGAAGLAFTFDNGASAARQLPETMAGGVGLLDADGDGRLDVYAIQGGRFPPADHPATSADRLFRNRGDGTFEDATAWAGIDRLPGGYGHGVAVGDVDDDGDPDLFLTRWDSYALLRNRGDGTFEDATEAFGLGGPRGWPTSAAFADLDGDGDLDLYVCHYLQWDPRDPRRCVVEGSGGEPGYCDPRLFPAEPDRLFRNDGGRFVDVTEEAGIVDPDGRGLGVVAADLDGDRLVDLYVANDTTANSLYRNLGGLRFEEVGQASGVAAAADGGYQAGMGVDCGDGDGDGLPDLVVTNFFGEGTTFYRNLGGGQFVDASAGAGLTVATRSRLGFGVAWLDADGDGLLDLAQANGHVNRYPSLPFEMPAQLLIRSDRGRWITPPNGPGSPWEVPRLGRGLARGDLDGDGRPDLVLVGLDGPMAWLRNRSGPGDGHRLVLQLEGTESNRDAVGAVVSVEAGGRNRVGYRIGGGSYQSANAPQLYFGLGENSRAEVVEVSWPSGRIDRFRDLPADAGYRLVEGAPEARPLSITPEAMPGSGPR; encoded by the coding sequence ATGCGACGACGGGTCTGGTTGGTGGTCCTGCTCGGGTCGGTCGCGGCCCTCGTCGCCCTCTCGGCCCGGTCCCGGCTGGCTCGCCGGGCCGACCGGATCGAACTGGCGACGGCGAGGGCCGAGGTCGCCCGGGGGGCGTACGATCGGGCGGCCCGGCGGATCCACCGCCTCCGGATCCGGGGCGAATCGGCCGGCGAGGCCCGCTTCCTGCTGGGCCGCTGCGAGGAGGCCCTCGGGCGGCCGGGGCGGGCGATCGAGGCGTGGGAGGGGGTCCCCGACGGCTCCCCATTCGACGACGAGGCCGACCTGCATCGGGCCCGACTGCTGGCCGACGCACTCGGCCGCTTCGCCGAGGCGGAGGCGATCCTCGGCACCTTCCCGAGGCCGGGGACCTCGGATGCGGCCCGGGAACGGGCCCGGGACCTCCACTCACGGCTTCTCCGGTTCCAGGGGCGGTTCGGGGAGATCCGGGAGCTGATCCGAACGGGCTGGGCCCGGTCCCCTCGCCCCTCCGAGGACCTGGTCCGGCACTGGAGGCTGGAGAGCGACCCCTTTCCCTCGGAGGCGATCCGGGCCGTGCTCGACGAGGCCTCGCTGGAGGCGCCCGGGGACGATCGGGTCCGCCTCGGCCGGGCGATCCTCGCCCTCAGGGAGGGGGAGTTGGCCGAGGCCGACCGCCTCCTCGGGGATTGCCTGCGTTCTTCCCCCGACGACCCCGCCGTCCGGCGTGCGCAGCTCGACCTCGCGCGGGCGGCCGGGGACCCGGCAGGGGTCCGGTCGGCCCTGGAGGCCCTGCCCGCCCATGCCGAGGATGAGGCGTGGATCCTGGAACTGCGTGCCTGGCTCGCCGACCGCCTGGGCGACGACGATGCGAGCCGGTCGGCGCTGGATCGGTTGCTTGCCCTCGAGCCCGGCCATCCCTGGGCGCTCGAACGCCGGATCGAGCGGGCGCTCCGGGACGAGGACGGGCCGGGGGCCTCGGCGCTCCGGGCCCGCAAGGCGGAGGCCGACCGGGCCCGGGAACGCTACCGGGCCCTGCTCTCCGACGGCGCCGATCCGAACGAGTACGACGCCCTGGCCCGGGAGGCCGAGGCGCTGGGCCGTCGGTTCGAGGCGGAGGGATGGACGGTCCTCGCGCTCCGGGGGGATCCGTTCCTCCTTGGGGCCCGGGAGCGTCTGGAGCGGTTGCGCGCCCGGGTGGGGCCCTCCGAGGGGTTCCCTCCGGGTGCCCGGCTGGCCGACCTCGTCCTCGACGGCCTCCCGGCGGCCCCCGGCGCCGGGGAGGGGGAGGGGGGCCGGGCCGGGTCCCCGTCCCGATCACCCGCCCCCGAGTTCTCCGACGAGGCCGGGGCCGCCGGGCTCGCCTTCACCTTCGACAACGGGGCCTCCGCGGCCCGGCAGCTCCCCGAGACGATGGCCGGGGGCGTCGGGCTGCTCGACGCCGACGGCGACGGCCGGCTCGACGTCTACGCGATCCAGGGGGGGCGGTTCCCCCCCGCCGACCATCCCGCGACGAGTGCCGACCGCCTGTTCCGGAACCGGGGGGACGGCACCTTCGAGGACGCGACCGCGTGGGCCGGCATCGACCGCCTGCCCGGCGGCTACGGCCACGGGGTCGCCGTCGGGGACGTCGACGACGACGGCGACCCGGACCTGTTCCTCACCCGATGGGATTCCTACGCCTTGCTCCGGAATCGCGGGGACGGCACCTTCGAGGACGCGACCGAGGCATTCGGGCTCGGGGGCCCTCGGGGCTGGCCGACCTCGGCCGCCTTCGCCGACCTCGACGGGGACGGCGACCTGGACCTGTACGTCTGCCACTACCTCCAATGGGATCCCCGCGACCCCCGCCGCTGCGTCGTCGAGGGGAGCGGGGGAGAGCCCGGCTACTGCGACCCCCGCCTCTTCCCGGCCGAGCCCGATCGCCTCTTCCGCAACGACGGGGGACGGTTCGTCGACGTGACCGAGGAGGCCGGGATCGTCGACCCCGACGGCCGGGGGCTGGGGGTCGTCGCGGCCGACCTCGACGGCGACCGCCTCGTCGACCTCTACGTGGCCAACGACACGACGGCGAATTCACTGTACCGGAACCTCGGCGGGCTGCGATTCGAGGAGGTGGGCCAGGCCTCCGGCGTGGCCGCCGCCGCCGATGGCGGCTACCAGGCCGGGATGGGGGTCGACTGCGGCGACGGCGACGGCGACGGCCTGCCCGACCTGGTCGTCACCAACTTCTTCGGCGAGGGGACCACCTTCTACCGCAACCTCGGCGGCGGGCAGTTCGTCGACGCCTCGGCCGGCGCGGGCCTGACGGTCGCCACCCGATCGAGGCTCGGCTTCGGGGTCGCCTGGCTCGACGCGGACGGCGACGGCCTGCTCGACCTCGCCCAGGCCAACGGCCACGTCAACCGCTACCCGAGCCTGCCCTTCGAGATGCCCGCGCAACTTCTGATCCGATCGGACCGGGGCCGCTGGATCACCCCCCCCAACGGGCCCGGATCCCCCTGGGAGGTCCCCCGGCTCGGCCGGGGCCTGGCCCGGGGCGACCTCGACGGCGACGGCCGGCCCGACCTGGTCCTCGTCGGCCTGGATGGGCCGATGGCCTGGCTCCGCAACCGGTCGGGCCCCGGCGACGGGCACCGCCTCGTCCTCCAGCTCGAAGGGACCGAGTCGAACCGGGACGCGGTGGGCGCGGTCGTCTCGGTCGAGGCCGGGGGCCGCAACCGGGTCGGCTACCGGATCGGGGGCGGGAGCTACCAATCCGCGAACGCACCGCAGCTGTATTTCGGCCTCGGGGAGAATTCCCGGGCGGAGGTAGTCGAGGTCTCCTGGCCGTCGGGCCGGATCGATCGCTTCCGGGATCTCCCCGCCGACGCCGGTTACCGGTTGGTCGAGGGGGCTCCCGAGGCCCGGCCACTCTCGATCACGCCCGAGGCCATGCCGGGGTCGGGCCCGCGCTGA